The Halosimplex litoreum genome has a window encoding:
- a CDS encoding polysaccharide deacetylase family protein, whose product MSQPQAALSVDFEHFTHLPAYRGASGTTDRPAVGLGGVTALLDALDEAIGAATFFTVGELADEHPRVIERIAAAGHEVASHTHTHRHLSELDEGERRDELARSRERLEAVTGESVTGFRAPSFDMGPDHFEALADAGYDYDSSVVACRSIPGWYGGEFDAERPTAARAVEPTAPDGLVEVPVSVMPRLRLPLTGTWIRFFGVSYTILGMRLLARRGIAPVLYVHPWELVDLPAVEGVPSRVYVRTGAYMRRAVRRILAEPFEFVTVRELADGAESRARTTSDGTRTVRSDRA is encoded by the coding sequence ATGTCCCAGCCACAGGCCGCCCTCTCGGTCGACTTCGAGCACTTCACCCACCTGCCGGCCTACCGCGGCGCGAGTGGAACGACCGACCGGCCGGCGGTGGGGCTCGGAGGCGTCACGGCCCTCCTCGACGCCCTCGACGAGGCGATCGGGGCGGCGACGTTCTTTACCGTGGGCGAGCTGGCCGACGAGCACCCGCGCGTGATCGAGCGCATCGCGGCGGCCGGTCACGAGGTCGCCTCGCACACTCACACCCACCGGCACCTCTCTGAACTCGACGAAGGTGAGCGCCGCGACGAACTCGCGCGTTCGAGAGAGCGCCTCGAAGCCGTCACCGGCGAGTCGGTCACCGGCTTCCGCGCCCCCTCGTTCGACATGGGGCCGGACCACTTCGAGGCGCTGGCCGACGCGGGCTACGACTACGACTCCAGCGTCGTCGCCTGTCGGTCGATCCCGGGCTGGTACGGCGGCGAGTTCGACGCCGAGCGCCCGACGGCCGCGAGGGCGGTCGAACCGACGGCGCCGGACGGACTCGTCGAAGTTCCCGTCTCGGTGATGCCGCGCCTGCGCCTCCCGCTGACGGGCACCTGGATCCGGTTTTTCGGCGTCTCCTACACGATACTGGGGATGCGACTGCTCGCGCGCCGGGGGATCGCGCCGGTGCTGTACGTCCACCCCTGGGAACTCGTCGACCTCCCCGCCGTCGAGGGCGTGCCCAGTCGTGTATACGTCCGGACGGGCGCGTACATGCGGCGAGCGGTCCGGCGGATCCTCGCCGAACCGTTCGAGTTCGTCACCGTTCGGGAACTGGCGGACGGGGCCGAGTCGCGTGCACGGACGACCAGTGACGGGACGCGGACAGTGCGGAGTGACCGAGCGTGA
- a CDS encoding bactofilin family protein — MNPIELALSLVLAVLLIGAFGGEPATLQVVADGSHEFESAPDALVVAGGTATVPANESVDGSVYAVGGSLAVDGTVEGDVVQVGANVSVGSGGAVVGTLRVLAGDPTVADGASVERVERLEPTATDRSPVTALTVRLVQWLFVAALAAGFARRRPDLLDNVAAAATDHPIVSGVVGALTGATALALVVFMALTLVLIPVSLLGVLAGIVCVAYAYAVFGYLLGRRLPVDRPDLAAAAGSVLFVAALDLLGRVPLLGGTLQLALTAVGVGAVLVSYLGFSRFEPVELPA; from the coding sequence GTGAATCCGATCGAACTCGCGCTCTCGCTCGTGCTCGCCGTCCTGCTGATCGGGGCGTTCGGCGGCGAGCCGGCGACGCTACAGGTGGTCGCCGACGGGAGCCACGAGTTCGAGTCGGCGCCCGACGCGCTCGTGGTGGCGGGCGGGACGGCTACCGTCCCCGCGAACGAAAGCGTCGACGGGTCGGTGTACGCCGTCGGCGGGAGTCTCGCCGTGGACGGCACCGTGGAGGGCGACGTGGTCCAGGTCGGCGCCAACGTCTCGGTGGGGAGCGGCGGCGCCGTAGTCGGCACGCTCCGAGTGCTCGCAGGCGACCCGACGGTCGCCGACGGCGCGAGCGTGGAGCGGGTCGAACGACTGGAGCCGACGGCGACCGACCGCTCGCCGGTCACCGCCCTGACGGTGCGACTCGTCCAGTGGCTCTTCGTCGCGGCGCTGGCCGCCGGGTTCGCCCGTCGCCGGCCGGACCTCCTCGACAACGTGGCCGCGGCGGCGACCGACCACCCCATCGTCAGCGGCGTCGTCGGCGCGCTCACCGGCGCGACCGCCCTCGCGCTCGTCGTCTTCATGGCGTTGACGCTCGTGTTGATCCCCGTGAGCCTCCTCGGTGTCCTCGCCGGAATCGTCTGCGTCGCCTACGCCTACGCGGTGTTCGGCTACCTGCTCGGCCGCCGGCTCCCCGTCGACCGGCCGGACCTGGCCGCGGCCGCCGGGAGCGTCCTCTTCGTGGCCGCGCTCGACCTGCTCGGCCGTGTCCCTCTGCTTGGAGGGACGCTCCAGCTCGCCCTCACGGCCGTCGGCGTCGGGGCGGTTCTGGTCTCCTATCTGGGATTCAGCCGCTTCGAACCCGTCGAACTGCCGGCGTAG
- a CDS encoding glycosyltransferase family 4 protein, with amino-acid sequence MADLPDVCVVTHPLAAAGENATRSLLDILSAVTGVALVTLDLPADSEIRDRHELVELTRKGAGDSIAVAAVRFLLNQLRMCQVVAGREEAVVLFYGATSYLLPILFARAIGKTVLVEPRGDVPLTLRIAWEESLPSPVARTLAGLVSALERAGFAAAHGVVTYTPSMAEQLDLDPDDTDVYPTGARYVRTDDFRVRTPLEERGRRVGFLGRLDEEKNVRELAAAAKELPDDVTFTFVGDGDLREWLETELAAEIEAGQVEMRGWVDHDDVPAELDRLRLVVLPSEPTEGLPTTILEALACGTPVYATPVSGVPDVVRDGETGFLMDSTDPADIRRELLAVLEREDLPAISRNGRELIEDEYSFEASQERYRDILQRVVRRRRR; translated from the coding sequence ATGGCGGACCTCCCCGACGTGTGCGTCGTCACCCACCCGCTGGCGGCGGCCGGCGAGAACGCGACGCGGAGCCTGCTCGACATCCTCTCGGCGGTGACCGGCGTCGCGCTGGTCACCCTGGATCTGCCCGCCGACTCGGAGATCCGCGACCGACACGAGCTGGTCGAACTCACCCGGAAGGGGGCCGGCGACTCCATCGCCGTGGCCGCCGTCCGCTTCCTCCTGAACCAGCTCCGGATGTGCCAGGTGGTCGCCGGTCGCGAGGAGGCGGTCGTCCTCTTCTACGGTGCGACTTCGTACCTGCTCCCCATCCTGTTCGCCCGCGCTATCGGGAAGACGGTCCTCGTTGAACCGCGCGGCGACGTGCCGCTGACCCTGCGCATCGCCTGGGAGGAGTCGCTTCCCTCGCCGGTCGCGCGGACGCTGGCGGGGCTCGTCAGCGCGCTCGAACGCGCGGGTTTCGCGGCAGCCCACGGGGTCGTGACCTACACGCCGTCGATGGCCGAGCAACTCGATCTCGACCCCGACGACACGGACGTGTACCCCACCGGCGCGCGCTACGTCCGGACGGACGACTTCCGCGTGCGGACGCCCCTGGAAGAGCGGGGCCGTCGTGTCGGTTTCCTCGGTCGCCTCGACGAGGAGAAGAACGTCCGCGAACTCGCCGCCGCGGCGAAGGAGCTGCCCGACGACGTGACCTTCACCTTCGTCGGCGACGGCGACTTACGGGAGTGGCTGGAGACGGAACTCGCCGCGGAGATCGAGGCCGGCCAGGTCGAGATGCGCGGGTGGGTCGACCACGACGACGTGCCCGCCGAACTCGACCGGTTGCGACTGGTCGTCCTCCCCTCCGAGCCGACGGAGGGGCTGCCGACGACGATCCTCGAAGCGCTCGCTTGCGGGACGCCCGTCTACGCGACGCCCGTCTCGGGCGTCCCGGACGTGGTCCGCGACGGGGAGACCGGCTTCCTGATGGACAGCACCGACCCCGCGGACATCCGCCGGGAACTGCTGGCGGTTCTGGAGCGCGAGGACCTGCCCGCGATCAGCCGCAACGGGCGCGAACTGATCGAGGACGAATACAGTTTCGAGGCTTCCCAGGAACGGTATCGAGATATTCTACAGCGGGTCGTCCGGCGTCGTCGCCGGTAG
- a CDS encoding YqjF family protein, whose protein sequence is MSLRSLLDLPVEMGWRHVLFANWPVDPAVVQAHLPESLTVDTHDGQAWLSVVPFTNVGVRPHGVPEWTGFRLPELNLRTYVSHEGERERADGRGGSGDDTGPTDDGPAADRGVYFFSLDADGILGVTGARVFHHLPYYFASISMTDDGSRVAFESERWHPGARPCDFDARYGPAGDQFRFEPGSLDEFLTERYRYYTETPGGELRYAQIRHRPWPLYEADVDIDDNEVFETNGFAMPESDPVFRYSPGVDVTASGSRRPE, encoded by the coding sequence ATGTCCCTCCGGTCGCTGCTCGACTTGCCGGTCGAGATGGGCTGGCGCCACGTCCTGTTCGCCAACTGGCCGGTCGACCCCGCGGTCGTCCAGGCCCATCTCCCGGAGTCGCTGACCGTCGACACCCACGACGGGCAGGCCTGGCTCTCGGTCGTCCCGTTCACCAACGTCGGGGTCCGTCCGCACGGCGTTCCGGAGTGGACCGGCTTCCGACTCCCGGAGCTGAACCTGCGGACCTACGTCAGCCACGAGGGCGAACGCGAGCGAGCGGACGGCCGTGGCGGGTCGGGCGACGACACCGGCCCGACCGACGACGGCCCCGCCGCCGACCGCGGTGTCTACTTCTTCAGCCTCGACGCCGACGGGATCCTGGGGGTGACCGGTGCGCGCGTCTTCCACCACCTGCCGTACTACTTCGCGAGCATCTCGATGACGGACGACGGCTCGCGGGTCGCCTTCGAGAGCGAGCGCTGGCACCCCGGCGCCCGCCCCTGTGACTTCGACGCCCGTTACGGCCCAGCAGGCGACCAGTTCAGGTTCGAACCGGGGTCGCTCGACGAATTCCTCACCGAGCGCTACCGCTACTACACCGAGACGCCGGGCGGTGAGTTGCGCTACGCACAGATCCGTCACCGGCCGTGGCCGCTCTACGAGGCCGACGTCGATATCGATGACAACGAGGTCTTCGAGACCAACGGTTTCGCGATGCCCGAGAGCGACCCGGTCTTTCGCTACAGCCCCGGCGTCGACGTGACCGCGTCGGGGAGCCGACGGCCGGAGTAG
- a CDS encoding PLDc N-terminal domain-containing protein, which translates to MPSTIPSTVPLQSAELGLVLLFGLVLFAVGIALIFWTYNDAQKNSSHPAFLWAIVVFFAPFLGLVLYFLLGRDRKY; encoded by the coding sequence ATGCCCTCCACGATACCGTCCACAGTACCGTTACAGTCCGCCGAGCTAGGTCTCGTTCTCCTGTTCGGGCTGGTGCTGTTCGCCGTCGGAATCGCGCTGATATTCTGGACGTACAACGACGCCCAGAAGAACAGCAGCCACCCCGCGTTCCTCTGGGCAATCGTGGTCTTTTTCGCCCCGTTCCTGGGACTGGTGCTGTACTTCCTGCTCGGTCGCGACCGGAAGTACTGA
- a CDS encoding MFS transporter: protein MKLFEYVRRGAWPEVVGYGLFVTLLAAGYYYNITFVQLGLIDLGTRLVGLPATTVSAWMGALALVTFAAAVGFGILMDRRGWSRELRTKLRALFAVLCVQFVLTMAAPHVRDPAAFGAWIVAASVSMGVGFPVTFSLTIDFVPVRDRGYVAAAATAVAYFAGNVYPLEWSIGAFSRVMAVAMVPGLVVLGALALRDLGFVDAVADNHREFGVGRFCRPDTVQLRSFAFLGPLALMFGVFFVDSLGFLRIVETPALVRSAWQSPDFSVHLLIGAVHVVGAVAAGVLYTNFDRNWLFAWVFGLFALTHLLYTFDLRLASAVPGLAGGAPPLVNPIFYALTVSFYTTLNFALWPDLSTPATIGTHSAVGVGFAGFLSTFLSTAVALYFEHAEVTLISHLSLVNALALLLFVALGLSLYGRAVYRHARAGPVTTGRAERGAHDDAPGGEP from the coding sequence GTGAAGCTCTTCGAGTACGTCCGTCGGGGAGCCTGGCCCGAGGTGGTCGGCTACGGGCTGTTCGTGACTCTGCTGGCCGCGGGCTACTACTACAACATCACGTTCGTCCAGCTGGGCCTCATCGACCTGGGGACGCGACTCGTGGGGCTCCCCGCCACGACGGTCTCGGCGTGGATGGGCGCGCTCGCGCTGGTCACGTTCGCCGCCGCGGTGGGATTCGGTATCCTGATGGACCGACGGGGCTGGTCGAGGGAGCTGCGGACGAAGCTCCGCGCGCTGTTCGCCGTCCTCTGCGTGCAGTTCGTGCTGACGATGGCGGCGCCGCACGTCCGCGACCCGGCGGCGTTCGGCGCGTGGATCGTCGCCGCGTCCGTTTCGATGGGCGTCGGCTTCCCGGTGACGTTCTCGCTGACGATCGATTTCGTCCCCGTCCGCGACCGGGGGTACGTCGCCGCCGCCGCGACCGCGGTTGCCTACTTCGCCGGCAACGTCTACCCGCTGGAGTGGTCGATCGGCGCGTTCAGCCGCGTTATGGCGGTCGCGATGGTTCCCGGTCTGGTCGTCCTCGGCGCCCTCGCCCTCCGCGACCTCGGCTTCGTCGACGCCGTCGCGGACAATCACCGCGAGTTCGGCGTCGGCCGCTTCTGCCGACCGGACACAGTCCAACTCCGCAGCTTCGCCTTCCTCGGGCCGCTCGCGCTGATGTTCGGCGTCTTCTTCGTCGACAGCCTGGGCTTCCTTCGGATCGTCGAGACGCCCGCGCTCGTGCGCTCGGCCTGGCAGTCACCCGACTTCTCGGTCCACCTGCTCATCGGCGCCGTCCACGTCGTCGGCGCGGTCGCCGCGGGCGTCCTCTACACGAACTTCGACCGGAACTGGCTGTTCGCGTGGGTGTTCGGGCTGTTCGCGCTGACGCACCTGCTGTACACGTTCGACCTGCGACTCGCGTCCGCCGTCCCGGGACTGGCTGGCGGCGCGCCGCCGCTGGTGAACCCGATCTTTTACGCATTGACGGTCAGCTTCTACACGACGCTCAACTTCGCGCTGTGGCCCGACCTCTCGACGCCGGCGACGATCGGCACCCACTCGGCGGTCGGCGTCGGCTTCGCCGGCTTCCTCTCCACGTTCCTCAGCACCGCCGTCGCGCTGTACTTCGAGCACGCCGAGGTCACGCTGATCTCGCATCTCTCGCTCGTGAACGCGCTCGCGCTCCTGTTGTTCGTGGCGCTCGGGCTCTCGCTGTACGGGCGAGCAGTGTACCGACACGCGCGGGCCGGACCGGTGACGACCGGTCGGGCGGAGCGGGGCGCGCACGACGACGCGCCCGGAGGTGAGCCGTGA
- a CDS encoding DUF2304 family protein, with protein sequence MAVVPVGFALGALPGLDNEALTLLFVALAAVALLWGFDRYRTTFSKAEFGLAIALAVGLLTIGLAPGLYGALATAFNLESRFLLVQIFTNAAFLFLILYLIGRIGATRSVVNELTRELAVEQAPLEEPPDSRTVYVVIPAYNEADTVGDVLASLPDAVRDHDVRAVVVSDGSDDRTRRTAEAHDAIVVEHPLNQGQGGALKTGFEIARKHGADVVVTMDADGQHPVGQLDALVSPVVDGEAEYVMGSRYRGRDRSGNSMTRRGGIRAFTWLINRLTKAEITDCTNGYRAIRGSRLDELTLTEERFSAPELIIEARKNGFRIREVPVTIREREAGETKKPGLGYAVGLARTIVVTWIR encoded by the coding sequence ATGGCAGTGGTTCCCGTCGGGTTCGCTCTCGGTGCCCTCCCGGGGCTGGACAACGAGGCCTTGACGCTGTTGTTCGTCGCTCTGGCGGCGGTCGCGCTCCTGTGGGGGTTCGACCGCTACCGGACGACCTTCTCGAAGGCGGAGTTCGGCCTCGCCATCGCTCTCGCGGTCGGCTTGCTGACCATCGGTCTGGCACCGGGCTTGTACGGTGCGCTGGCGACTGCGTTCAATCTGGAGAGTCGCTTCCTGCTCGTTCAGATCTTCACCAACGCCGCGTTTCTGTTCCTGATCCTCTACCTGATCGGGCGGATCGGTGCGACGCGGTCGGTCGTCAACGAACTCACGCGCGAGCTGGCGGTCGAGCAAGCGCCGCTGGAGGAGCCCCCGGACAGTCGGACGGTCTACGTCGTGATCCCGGCGTACAACGAGGCCGACACCGTCGGCGACGTGCTGGCGTCGCTACCCGACGCCGTCCGCGACCACGACGTGCGGGCCGTCGTCGTCTCCGACGGCTCCGACGACCGGACTCGCCGGACGGCCGAGGCCCACGACGCCATCGTCGTCGAACACCCGCTCAACCAGGGCCAGGGCGGCGCCCTGAAGACCGGCTTCGAGATCGCCCGCAAACACGGCGCTGACGTGGTCGTGACGATGGACGCCGATGGGCAACACCCCGTCGGCCAGCTCGACGCGCTCGTCTCGCCGGTCGTCGACGGCGAGGCCGAGTACGTGATGGGGTCGCGCTACCGCGGCCGCGACCGCTCGGGCAACTCGATGACGCGCCGCGGCGGCATCCGCGCGTTCACGTGGCTCATCAACCGCCTCACCAAGGCGGAGATCACCGACTGCACGAACGGCTACCGGGCCATCCGCGGGTCGCGGCTCGACGAACTGACGCTCACCGAAGAGCGGTTCTCGGCCCCGGAGCTCATCATCGAGGCCCGCAAGAACGGGTTCCGGATCCGCGAGGTGCCGGTCACAATCCGCGAGCGCGAGGCCGGCGAGACGAAGAAGCCGGGGCTGGGCTACGCCGTCGGGCTCGCGCGGACCATCGTCGTCACCTGGATCCGCTGA
- a CDS encoding alkaline phosphatase family protein — MTRTFAVGLDGASWLLTEPWIEEGVLPNLAALRESGTYATSRSCLPPVTYPNWKCYASGKNPGKHSVYWWERIDLADERIDIMSGSDYETAELWDYLDAEDQRAAVVNMPSMYPPREIGGYVVSGGPDAVEGEYRSLDTGYTYPPEFEETLAERYDYQVHPDPLLSSNDERGAEVDEILRLFELRLQVAKDLFLEEDLAFTHVTLFYLNVLHHFFWDEEPTRRAWQLVDEWLGELAALEDTNLVVMSDHGAAATTTEFYVNEWLAENGYLTRAGGVEDYFQRVGLTRENALAVAKRFGLVDVLAETVPESVQQLVPQSAGAKRERKMELIVPEQTKALASGQGPVYVNPRFDVESVREELIADLEAVTDENGEALFTGVYRAEEVYDGPYVDIGPDVVVDQRPGVHVNDGMGGDAVQTEPDRWAAENTPTGIFVADGPDFRNRGEIPEIDIRDIAPTILAAHGVDIPSDMDGEVLDIFADDPDVGTQEPIDHEDARAGGPSDEVADRLTELGYME; from the coding sequence ATGACGCGGACCTTCGCCGTCGGGCTCGACGGCGCCAGCTGGCTGCTCACCGAGCCCTGGATCGAAGAGGGCGTCCTTCCCAACCTCGCCGCCCTCCGCGAGTCGGGCACGTATGCCACCAGCCGCAGCTGCCTCCCGCCGGTCACCTACCCCAACTGGAAGTGCTACGCCTCGGGGAAAAATCCAGGCAAGCACAGCGTCTACTGGTGGGAGCGAATCGACCTGGCGGACGAGCGCATCGACATCATGAGCGGGAGCGACTACGAGACCGCCGAGCTGTGGGACTACCTCGACGCCGAGGACCAGCGGGCGGCCGTCGTCAACATGCCGTCGATGTACCCGCCCCGCGAGATCGGCGGCTACGTCGTCTCGGGCGGCCCGGACGCCGTCGAGGGCGAGTACCGCTCGCTCGACACCGGCTACACCTACCCGCCCGAGTTCGAGGAGACACTCGCCGAGCGCTACGACTACCAGGTCCATCCCGACCCGTTGCTGTCCTCGAACGACGAGCGCGGCGCCGAAGTCGACGAGATCCTGCGACTGTTCGAGCTCCGATTGCAGGTCGCGAAGGACCTCTTTCTGGAGGAGGACCTGGCGTTCACCCACGTCACCCTCTTTTACCTGAACGTCCTCCACCACTTCTTCTGGGACGAGGAGCCGACCAGGCGGGCGTGGCAACTGGTCGACGAGTGGCTCGGCGAACTCGCGGCGCTGGAGGACACCAACCTCGTGGTCATGTCCGACCACGGCGCCGCGGCGACGACGACGGAGTTCTACGTCAACGAGTGGCTCGCCGAGAACGGCTATCTCACCCGTGCCGGCGGCGTCGAGGACTACTTCCAGCGCGTGGGGCTGACCCGCGAGAACGCGCTCGCTGTCGCCAAGCGGTTCGGCCTCGTCGACGTCCTCGCCGAAACGGTCCCCGAGAGCGTCCAGCAACTCGTCCCCCAGAGCGCCGGCGCCAAGCGCGAACGCAAGATGGAGCTGATCGTCCCCGAGCAGACGAAGGCACTCGCCAGCGGCCAGGGACCGGTCTACGTCAACCCGCGCTTCGACGTGGAGTCCGTGCGCGAGGAGCTCATCGCCGACCTCGAAGCGGTCACGGACGAGAACGGCGAGGCGCTGTTCACCGGCGTCTACCGGGCCGAAGAGGTGTACGACGGCCCCTACGTCGACATCGGTCCGGACGTGGTCGTCGACCAGCGGCCGGGCGTCCACGTCAACGACGGGATGGGCGGCGACGCCGTCCAGACCGAGCCCGACCGCTGGGCCGCCGAGAACACGCCGACGGGCATCTTCGTCGCCGACGGGCCGGACTTCCGAAATCGCGGCGAGATCCCCGAGATCGACATCCGCGACATCGCGCCGACGATTCTCGCCGCTCATGGCGTCGACATCCCGAGCGATATGGACGGGGAGGTGCTCGATATCTTCGCCGACGACCCCGACGTGGGCACGCAGGAGCCGATCGACCACGAAGACGCCCGCGCGGGCGGGCCGTCCGACGAGGTGGCCGACCGGCTGACCGAACTCGGCTATATGGAGTGA
- a CDS encoding lysylphosphatidylglycerol synthase transmembrane domain-containing protein, with protein sequence MSDGEGDLDGGSWRRRGLSLVQWTLAVGAFWYVANGVDWSTTRAELVTLDAAVIAGVLAITAAEFGSRFAMWYALLNGLAPTGLRTTASVDLVIKFVNHVVPSKASGHSVAPLVVRHYTEADWAEAVSVSGLNTGLYAALYGLVALAGLGLFAPRLGDGWLLVILLSTGVYLVAGALVLLAGRRMDAAGRLASHLGGLLRRVPRVGARLAGVAGALPSFTADSAGVFRRLSATPSVVGTYALGWAGTLLVFPGLRVWLLLTALGGEFSPAALLPVVLVTAYSVTVLPLTPGGVGVAEASATAVLVALGVAPELAPIVVLLDRTFGVYLPAVLGWLPAASLDFGDLFARSDGDSE encoded by the coding sequence GTGAGCGATGGCGAGGGCGACCTGGACGGCGGGTCCTGGCGCCGCCGCGGGCTCTCGCTCGTCCAGTGGACCCTCGCGGTCGGCGCCTTCTGGTACGTCGCCAACGGCGTTGACTGGTCGACGACGCGCGCCGAACTGGTGACGCTCGACGCCGCCGTGATCGCGGGCGTCCTCGCGATTACCGCCGCCGAGTTCGGCTCGCGCTTCGCGATGTGGTACGCGCTGTTGAACGGGCTCGCGCCGACGGGCCTGCGGACGACCGCCAGCGTCGATCTGGTAATCAAGTTCGTCAACCACGTCGTCCCATCCAAGGCGTCGGGCCACTCCGTCGCGCCGCTGGTCGTCCGCCACTACACCGAGGCCGACTGGGCGGAGGCGGTGAGCGTCTCGGGCCTCAACACAGGCCTCTACGCCGCCCTCTACGGACTCGTGGCGCTGGCAGGGCTCGGCCTCTTCGCCCCCAGACTCGGCGACGGGTGGCTCCTCGTCATCCTCCTGTCGACGGGTGTCTACCTCGTCGCGGGTGCGCTCGTCCTGCTGGCCGGCCGTCGGATGGACGCCGCCGGCCGTCTGGCGAGTCACCTCGGGGGTCTCCTGCGTCGGGTTCCCCGCGTAGGTGCCCGACTCGCCGGTGTCGCTGGCGCGCTCCCGTCGTTCACTGCCGATTCTGCGGGCGTGTTCCGCCGACTCTCCGCGACGCCGTCGGTCGTCGGCACGTACGCGCTGGGCTGGGCGGGGACGCTGCTGGTCTTCCCCGGACTCCGGGTGTGGCTGTTGCTCACCGCCCTCGGCGGCGAGTTCTCGCCGGCCGCGCTCCTGCCGGTCGTGCTCGTCACGGCTTACAGCGTGACCGTCCTGCCGCTGACCCCTGGCGGCGTCGGCGTCGCGGAGGCCTCGGCGACTGCCGTCCTCGTCGCCCTCGGCGTCGCCCCCGAGCTCGCACCGATCGTCGTCCTGCTCGATCGGACCTTCGGCGTCTACCTCCCCGCCGTACTGGGCTGGCTCCCGGCGGCGAGCCTCGATTTCGGGGACCTGTTCGCCCGTAGCGACGGGGACAGCGAGTAG
- a CDS encoding sulfatase-like hydrolase/transferase, whose amino-acid sequence MDDIVFVTADSVRADYVDEMEFVSSFDVETGMTAAQYTRPSLASIHASSYESVLTGRVNEPTLAETLSAAGYTCLGCSPNPNTDATFGFAEGFDRYDSFIEPGNRGSGLRQYLANFDLLRRIYYKFYPPHAKSENRPRDREVVDQAIEWFNAADGPRFLWVHLMETHRPYGAGDDAVSEQLDQKAFFKPEQLTDAEEAEIERKYCDSLERADENVRHLLDGIDSDDPKFVFTADHGEGFGDEGYYFHQPQLRRVDDCLVQVPVVFDGIDAEGPCSLLDLTPTIAASAGAEVADRWDGNDLLETETDYTITIAPWHEQATVLWQDFERRLVSRDADVTFEHRGDKTEVEDEVPEELQGQLRDLGYVE is encoded by the coding sequence ATGGACGACATCGTCTTCGTCACCGCCGACTCGGTGCGCGCCGACTACGTCGACGAGATGGAGTTCGTCTCCTCGTTCGACGTCGAGACCGGCATGACGGCCGCCCAGTACACGCGGCCGAGTCTGGCGAGCATCCACGCGTCCAGTTACGAGTCGGTTCTGACGGGGCGGGTGAACGAGCCGACGCTCGCCGAGACACTCTCGGCGGCCGGCTACACCTGCCTGGGGTGCTCTCCGAACCCCAACACCGACGCCACGTTCGGCTTCGCGGAGGGGTTCGACCGCTACGACAGCTTCATCGAGCCCGGCAACCGCGGCAGCGGCCTCCGACAGTACCTCGCTAACTTCGACCTCTTGCGGCGGATCTACTACAAGTTCTACCCGCCCCACGCCAAAAGCGAGAACCGACCGCGCGACCGCGAGGTCGTCGACCAGGCCATCGAGTGGTTCAACGCCGCCGACGGGCCCCGCTTTCTGTGGGTCCACCTCATGGAGACCCACCGGCCCTACGGCGCCGGCGACGACGCCGTCTCCGAGCAACTCGACCAGAAAGCCTTCTTCAAGCCCGAGCAACTGACCGACGCCGAGGAGGCGGAGATCGAGCGCAAGTACTGCGACTCGCTGGAACGGGCCGACGAGAACGTCCGCCACCTCCTCGACGGGATCGACAGCGACGACCCCAAATTCGTCTTCACCGCCGACCACGGCGAGGGATTCGGCGACGAGGGCTACTACTTCCACCAGCCACAACTGCGTCGCGTCGACGACTGCCTGGTCCAGGTGCCGGTCGTCTTCGACGGGATCGACGCCGAGGGCCCGTGCAGCCTGCTGGACCTGACGCCGACCATCGCCGCCAGCGCCGGCGCCGAAGTGGCCGACCGCTGGGACGGCAACGATCTGCTGGAAACCGAGACCGACTACACGATCACGATCGCGCCGTGGCACGAACAGGCGACCGTCCTCTGGCAGGACTTCGAGCGCCGGCTCGTCAGCCGCGACGCCGACGTGACCTTCGAACACCGCGGCGACAAGACCGAAGTCGAGGACGAGGTGCCCGAAGAACTGCAGGGGCAGTTGCGCGACCTTGGCTACGTGGAGTAG